Proteins found in one Streptomyces sp. NBC_00461 genomic segment:
- a CDS encoding DUF3303 family protein: MRMLLKASFDTEKANEAIRNGTLSKLVEEAVEHIKPEAAYFTADEGRRTAFMVFDMQESSQMPAFSEPFFLNLDAKISYTPVMNLEDVQKGLSQLGR; encoded by the coding sequence ATGCGCATGCTGCTCAAGGCGTCCTTCGACACGGAGAAGGCGAACGAGGCCATCAGGAACGGCACGCTGTCGAAGCTGGTCGAGGAGGCGGTGGAGCACATCAAGCCCGAGGCGGCCTACTTCACCGCCGACGAGGGCCGGCGCACCGCCTTCATGGTCTTCGACATGCAGGAAAGCTCCCAGATGCCGGCATTCAGCGAGCCGTTCTTCCTGAACCTCGACGCCAAGATCTCCTACACGCCGGTGATGAACCTGGAGGACGTACAGAAGGGCCTGTCGCAGCTCGGGCGCTGA